From the Corynebacterium sp. P3-F1 genome, the window TCTTGTCCAACTACATGCTGCCGGCCATGGTGGTTCTGCTCGCCATCATGATCATTGGCATTTTCTTGCCGCGCGTGGCTGAGATTCTCTCGCTCATTTCGATGGTGTTCATCATCGGCATCTTCGTGGAGATCGTCCTCATCGGCCGCCGAGCCAACCGGGCCGTGCGCGAGAAATTCCCCGATACTGACGAGACTGGGTTCGGGCTGGGTATGTATGCCTACTCGCGCGCGTCGCAGCCGCGCGGTTGGCGCACACCAAAGCCACGGGTAGAAGCTGGCACCAAGATTTAACCTCGAACGACAGGCACGACCATGAGCGTTTCATTGGAATTCGACCAGGTACCGCTGCCGGATAGGGCTGTTGAGGCGAGCGTCCTCGCCGCCATGACCGAAAACCCGCGCGGCGTGTCTTTCGGCCGCCTCGCTTCCGTCGGTGCGTGGGTCGCCGGCCGCCAAGGCGAAGCTCCTCCTCGTGCGGTCGTATCTCCGCGCATCGTCGTTTTCGCGGGCGACCACGGGATCGCTCGGCGAGGTGTCTCCGCGTTCACTCCAGATGCCTCCGCTCTGCAGGCCGACGAGGTTGCCGCGGGCGCGGCCCCCGTGAACACGCTGGCGCGCGCGGCTGGGGCATCAGTGGAGCTGGTGCGCGTCAGCGTGGATGCGCCGGAATCGCTCATCAGTCGGGGCTCCGGGGCAATCGATGTCGAAGACGCGATGAGCGATGAACAATTCGCTAACTCCGCGGAGCTCGGCAAAAAGGTCGCAGACACCGCGGTCGATGCCGGATGTGGCATCGTCATACCTGGCGATATCGGGGTGGCCAACACCACCGTGGCCGCCGCTGTTGTGGGCACTCTCACCTTCACCGAGCCTGTGATGGCCGTCGGTCGTGGAAGTGGAATCAACGACGAGATCTGGAAAATCAAGATCGCTGCGGTACGCGACGCGATGTTCCGCGCTCGTGACGCCCACGATAATGTCGCGGAAGTGATGCGCCGAATTTCTTCGC encodes:
- a CDS encoding nicotinate-nucleotide--dimethylbenzimidazole phosphoribosyltransferase, with amino-acid sequence MSVSLEFDQVPLPDRAVEASVLAAMTENPRGVSFGRLASVGAWVAGRQGEAPPRAVVSPRIVVFAGDHGIARRGVSAFTPDASALQADEVAAGAAPVNTLARAAGASVELVRVSVDAPESLISRGSGAIDVEDAMSDEQFANSAELGKKVADTAVDAGCGIVIPGDIGVANTTVAAAVVGTLTFTEPVMAVGRGSGINDEIWKIKIAAVRDAMFRARDAHDNVAEVMRRISSPDFVALTAFIAQCAVRRTPVLIDGAFPSAAAYAAERLASGVKEWLIASQLTPEPCHKVCLHALDLTPVAALDMTTGQGAGGAAVLPLIASAVELVGDEMYTQNGAGDDAGPVKLR